The nucleotide sequence ggcgtctctccccaggagctggacaccgctgtgcagagccctgcccaggcctgtccagtgacctgcccaccctctcctgggttaatggcgtctctctccccaggagctggacaccgctgtgcagagccctgcccaggcctgtccagtgacctgcccacctctctcctgggttaatggcgtctctcccaggagctggacaccgctgtgcagagccctgcccaggcctgtccagtgacctgcccaccctctccctgggttaatggcgtctctctcccaggagctggacaccgctgtgcagagccctgcccaggcctgtccagtgacctgcccaccctctccctgggttaatggcgtctctctcccaggagctggacaccgctgtgcagagccctgtccaggcctgtccagtgacccgcccaccctctccctgggttaatggcgtctctcacCCCCAGGAGCAGGACACCCCTGTGCCGATCCCAGCCCAGGCCAGTCCAGTgaccagcccacccacacccagggttaatggcgtctctctacccaggagctggacaccgctgtgcagagccctgcccaggcctgtccagtgacctgcccaccctctccctgggttaatggcgtctctccccaggagctggacaccgctgtgcagagccctgcccaggcctgtccagtgacctgcccaccctctccctgggttaatggcgtctctccccaggagctggacaccgctgtgcagagccctgcccaggcctgtccagtgacctgcccaccctctccctgggttaatggcgtctctcccaggagctggacaccgctgtgcagagccctgcccaggcctgtccagtgacctgcccaccctctcctgggttaatggtgtctctctcccccaggagctggacaccgctgtgcagagccctgcccaggcctgtccagtgacctgcccaccctctcctgggttaatggcgtctctctccccaggagctggacaccgctgtgcagagccctgcccaggcctgtccagtgacccgcccaccctctccctgggttaatggcgtctctctcccccaggagctggacaccgctgtgcagagccctgcccaggcctgtccagtgacctgcccaccctctccctgggttaatggcgtctctctccccaaggagctggacaccgctgtgcagagccctgcccaggcctgtccagtgacctgcccaccctctccctgggttaatggcgtctctctcccccaggagctggacactgctgggcagagccctgcccaggcctgtccagtgacctgcccaccctcgccctgggttaatggcgtctctccccaggagctggacaccgctgtgcagagccctgcccaggcctgtccagtgacctgcccaccctctccctgggttaatggcgtctctctcccaggagctggacaccgctgtgcagagccctgcccaggcctgtccagtgacctgcccaccctctccctgggttaatggcgtctctctccccaggagctggacaccgctgtgcagagccctgcccaggcctgtccagtgacctgcccaccctctcctgggttaatggcgtctctcccccaggagctggccaccgctgtgcagagccctgcccaggcctgtccagtgacctgcccaccctctccctgggttaatggcgtctctcccctaggagctggacaccgctgtgcagagccctgcccaggcctgtccagtgacctgcccaccctctgcctggcttaatggcgtctctccccaggagctggacaccgctgtgcagagccctgcccaggcctgtccagtgacctgccccccctctccctgggttaatggcgtctctccccaggagctggacaccgctgtgcagagccctgcccaggcctgtccagtgacctgcccaccctctccctgggttaatggcgtctctctccccaggagctggacaccgctgtgcagagccctgcccaggcctgtccagtgacctgcccaccctctccctgggttaatggcgtctctctccccaaggagctggacaccgctgtgcagagccctgcccaggcctgtccagtgaccagCCCACCCACTCCcggggttaatggcgtctctctccccaaggagctggacaccgctgtgcagagccctgcccaggcctgtccagtgacctgcccaccgtCGCCCTGGGTTAATGGCGGCTCTATCCCCccggagctggacaccgctgtgcagagccctgcccaggcctgtccagtgaccggcccaccctctccctgggttaatggcgtctctctccccaggagctggacaccgctgtgcagagccctgcccaggcctgtccagtgacctgcccaccctctccctgggttaatggcgtctctctccccgaggagctggacaccgctgtgcagagccctgcccaggcctgtccagtgacccgcccaccctctccctgggttaatggcgtctctctcccccaggagctggacaccgctgtgcagagccctgcccaggcctgtccggtgacctgcccaccctctccctgggttaatggcgtctctctccaggagctggacaccgctgtgcagagccctgcccaggcctgtccagtgacctgcccaccctctcctgggttaatggcgtctctccccaggagctggacaccgctgtgcagagccctgcccaggcctgtccagtgacctgcccaccctctcctgggttaatggcgtctctcccccaggagctggacaccgctgtgcagagccctgcccaggcctgtccagtgacccgcccaccctctccctgggttaatggcgtctctctcccccaggagctggacaccgctgtgcagagccctgcccaggcctgtccagtgacctgcccacccacTCCCGGGGTTAATGGCGTcgctccccaggagctggacaccgctgtgcagagccctgcccaggcctgtccagtgacctgcccacccactccctgggttaatggcgtctctccccaggagctggacaccgctgtgcagagccctgcccaggcctgtccagtgacctgcccacctctccctgggttaatggcgtctctctccccaggagctggacaccgctgtgcagagccctgcccaggcctgtccagtgacctgcccaccctctccctgggttaatggcgtctctctccccaggagctggacaccgctgtgcagagccctgcccaggcctgtccagtgacctgcccaccctcaccctgggttaatggcgtctctcaccccaggagctggacaccgctgtgcagagccctgcccaggcctgtccagtgacctgcccaccctctccctgggttaatggcgtctctccccaggagctggacaccgctgtgcagagccctgcccaggcctgtccagtgacccgcccaccctctccctgggttaatggcgtctctcccctaggagctggacaccgctgtgcagagccctgcccaggcctgtccagtgacctgcccaccctctccctgggttaatggcgtctctcccccaggagctggacaccgctgtgcagagccctgcccaggcctgtccagtgaccagcccaccctctccctgggttaatggcgtcgcacaaccccaggagctggacaccgctgtgcagagccctgcccaggcctgtccagtgacctgcccacctctccctgggttactggcgtctctcccccaggagctggacaccgctgtgcagagccctgcccaggcctgtccagtgacccgcccaccctctccctgggttactGGCGTCTCTCTCCCCGCGGAGCTGgtcaccgctgtgcagagccctgcccaggcctgtccagtgacctgcccaccctctccctgggttaatggcgtctctctcccctaggagctggacaccgctgtgcagagccctgcccaggcctgtccagtgacccgccCACCCTGTCCCGGGGTTAATGGCGGCGGTCTCCCCCAGGAGCGGGACACCGCTCTGCAGAGCCCGGCCCAGGCCTGTACAGTGACCTGCCCACCAtatccctgggttaatggcgtctctctcccctttGAGCTGGTCTCCgttgtgcagagccctgcccaggcctgtccagtgacctgcccaccctcacCCTGgtttaatggcgtctctctcccctggagctggacaccgctgtgcagagccctgcccaggcctgtccagtgacctgcccaccctctccctgggttaatggcgtctctccccaggagctggacaccgctgtgcagagccctgcccaggcctgtccagtgacctgcccaccctctccctgggttaatggcgtctctccccaggagctggacaccgctgtgcagagccctgcccaggcctgtccagtgaccagCCCACCATAAcactgggttaatggcgtctctctcccctaggagctggacaccgctgtgcagagccctgcccaggcctgtccagtgacctgcccaccctctccctgggttaatggcgtctctctccccaaggagctggacaccgctgtgcagagccctgcccaggcctgtccagtgaccagcccaccctctccctgggttaatggcgtctctcccccaggagctggacaccgctgtgcagagccctgcccaggcctgtccagtgacctgcccaccctctccctgggttaatggcgtctctctcccccaggagctggacaccgctgtgcagagccctgcccaggcctgtccagtgacctgcccaccctctccctgggttaatggcgtctctctcccctaggagctggacaccgctgtgcagagccctgcccaggcctgtccagtgacccgcccaccctctccctgggttaatggcgtctctctcccccaggagctggacaccgctgtgcagagccctgcccaggcctgtccagtgacccgcccaccctctccgtgggttaatggcgtctctctcccccaggagctggacaccgctgtgcagagccctgcccaggcctgtccagtgacctgcccaccctctccctgggttaatggcgtctctctcccctaggagctggacaccgctgtgcagagccctgcccaggcctgtccagtgacctgcccaccctctcctgttttaatggcgtctctctcccccaggagctggacaccgctgtgcagagccctgcccaggcctgtccagtgacctgcccaccctctccctgggttaatggcgtctctctcccaggagctggacaccgctgtgcagagccctgcccaggcctgtccagtgacctgcccaccctctccctgggttaatggcgtctctctccacaacgagctggacaccgctgtgcagagccctgcccaggcctgtccagtgacctgcccaccctctccctgggttaatggcgtctctctccccaaggagctggacaccgctgtgcagagccctgcccaggcctgtccagtgacctgcccaccctctccctgggttaatggcgtctctctcccctaggagctggacaccgctgtgcagagccctgcccaggcctgtccagtgacctgcccaccctctccctgggttaatggcgtctctctcccccaggagctggacaccgctgtgcagagccctgcccaggcctgtccagtgacctgcccaccctctccctgggttaatggcgtctctctcccctaggagctggacaccgctgtgcagagccctgcccaggcctgtccagtgacctgcccaccctctccctgggttaatggcgtctctcccagAGGAGCTGgtcaccgctgtgcagagccctgcccagggctgTCCAGTGACCGGCCCACCCTCGCCCTGGGTTACTCGCGTctctccccgaggagctggacaccgctgtgcagagccctgcccaggcctgtccagtgacctgcccaccctctccctgggttaatggcgtctctctccccaaggagctggacaccgctgtgcagagccctgcccaggcctgtccagtgacctgcccaccctctccctgggttaatggcgtctctctaccctaggagctggacaccgctgtgcagagccctgcccaggcctgtccagtgacccgcccaccctctccctgggttaatggcgtctcaaTACCCCACgtgctggacaccgctgtgcagagccctgcccaggcctgtccagtgacctgcccaccctctccctgggttaatggcgtctctctccccgaggagctggacaccgctgtgcagagccctgcccaggcctgtccagtgacctgcccaccctctccctgggttaatggcgtctctctcccctaggagctggacaccgctgtgcagagccctgcccaggcctgtccagtgacccgcccaccctctccctgggttaatggcgtctctctccccgaggagctggacaccgctgtgcagagccctgcccaggcctgtccagtgacccgcccaccctctccctgggttaatggcgtctctctcccccaggagctggacaccgctgtgcagagccctgcccaggcctgtccagtgacctgcccaccctctccctgggttaatggcgtctctctcccaggagctggacaccgctgtgcagagccctgcccaggcctgtccagtgacctgcccaccctctcctgggttaatggcgtctctctcccaggagctggacaccgctgtgcagagccctgcccaggcctgtccagtgacctgcccaccctctccctgggttaatggcgtctctcccccaggagctggacaccgctgtgcagagccctgcccaggcctgtccagtgaccagcccaccctctccctgggttaatggcgtctcaaacccccaggagctggacaccgctgtgcagagcccggcccaggcctgtccagtgacctgcccaccctctccctgggttaatggcgtctctctcccaggagctggacaccgctgtgcagagccctgcccaggcctgtccagtgtcctgcccaccctctccccggGTTtttggcgtctctctcccccaggagctggacaccgctgtgcagagccctgcccaggcctgtccagtgacccgcccaccctctcccggggttaatggcgtctctctcccccaggagctggacaccgctgtgcagagccctgcccaggcctgtccagtgacccgcccaccctctccctgggttaatggcgtctctctccccgaggagctggacaccgctgtgcagagccctgcccaggcctgtccagtgacctgcccaccctctccctgggttaatggcggttctctcccctaggagctggacaccgctgtgcagagccctgcccaggcctgtccagtgacctgcccaccctctccctgggttaatggcgtctctctcccccaggagctggacaccgctgtgcagagccctgcccaggcctgtccagtgaccagcccaccctctccctgggttaatggcgtctctctcccctaggagctgggcaccgctgtgcagagccctgcccaggcctgtccagtgacccgcccaccctctccctgggttaatggcgtctctctcccctaggagctggacaccgctgtgcagagccctgcccaggcctgtccagtgacccgcccaccctctccctgggttaatggcgtctctctcccccaggagctggacaccgctgtgcagagccctgcccaggcctgtccagtgacctgcccaccctctccctgggttaatggcgtctctctcccccaggagctggacaccgctgtgcagagccctgcccaggcctgtccagtgacctgcccaccctctccctgggttaatggcgtctctctcccccagcagctgggaagATCTGCGGCCGCCCAGAGAAGTGAGCTGGGGCCGAGCCCGTTGGCCTGGGGCAGGGTGCCCCGTGGATGGGCGCGGTGCAGACTTAGCTCCCTCTGTCGTAGTTTGCCAGCACGAGAGGACCTGTGAGAGCTCGTCTTGCCGCGGGGAACATGCAGCGTGGTGGAATGGCTGTTGAGAACCCCTACGCCAGCGTGAATGTCCATCTCGAGAACAGCTTCATTAAGCGCTACCTGGGGGAGGAGCCACCCTCGCCCACTGTCGTTGTTAATCCCGGGGCCGtgcccacctccccagccccagagcagctgaGCGGTGCCAGTAAATCGGTGCCACTGGGTAGTTGGGATGGTTCAAAAGTCCTGAAGCGGAAGTCCAGGGCCCTGCCGTATAACCCATATGGCAGCCTGGAGCTGCTGAACGACGCTTCCTCGGCCCTGCCCTACACCATCGAGCTAGACAAGCACCAGAAGAGCCCTGGGGTGGGCACGgacagtggctgctgctgctgctgtaagtGCTGCCCCCGCTGCCGGAAATGCTGCTGTGTCGTCTCCTAACCCCACGAGCCCTGACCCCTTGCCACACCCGGACCGGCACCGGGCTGGCCCTGCTGAGACGTCGGCCTGAGCCAGCCTCCTTAAGGAGCTGGGATCCTGCAGCAAGGGGGGCTGGGATGGACAGCCCCAGCTATGGTGCCCATCCTAGCAGGAACGGTGGGACGCCTCGGGGGGCAACCGGAGCCCACAGCAGCCTTGCAGATTCCTGAGACTCTCCGTGACCTTTGGCTCTCTCGGGGATGCTGGgcgtggggaggtgggggtgacTATTTTTGCCCCGGTTGCTGGGTGGCTTTCTAGACCTTGTTTATCCTATGGAAAGTGAGCTCAGGTGCCAGGGTGATGGGCATGTAGCAGTGATGTGCTGCCAGGATCGTGGCCAGGCCTCGGGGGAGTTGCAAGATGTGCTGATGAAGCCTGGAGTGCCTCGTGCAGTGCCCTGTGGTGGAAACTCGACCGCTTGCTCCCACTTCCTGTCTGGCTGGGGAACAGCCCTGATGCAACAGGCCGTGCAGCCGTGCTGACccccagccagacaaagacaTGCCCGGGTATCACCCATTGGAGAAGCGAGAACCTGAGCTTGGGGGGACCTGAGCGGTGTTTTATGGGTGCTTGTGGATTCTCACTGCCCCTCCCCGTGGCTGGGGCATGCCGGTACAGTCTCGCGTGCCTCTTGATTCTGTGGGGAAATGGCCTTGCAAaccaaggccttgtctgcacACAACAGTCATGGTAATGTGGTACAATTCTCTGGTGTGGCTGCAGGTAGACTGGCGGACAGGTGCTCACACTGGCCTAGCATTCCGGTAGGGGAAGGGTATGAGCTCTACTGGTACGAAGCACCTGGGTCCTGCTCTAGCTGTGTCCACGCTAGCACTTGGGCTGGTAGAACTGGGTAGGTAACGCTCACGCCCCTGACCCATGCGATTGAGAGGTACAAACTCTGTTTGCTAAGCAGGCTGGAATGAGGATCCTGCCAGTCCCTGCCTGCTCACCCGCCCGACAAAAGAAGGAAACACCCCccggaaaaacaaacaaacgaaacCGCTTGGAGAACGTGCTGGGCTCTGCTCTGGGGACGTGCCATGGCTGGACACGTTGGCCTCTGGCTCTGAACTCACAGTGGTaggagactcttctgacacctcACCCACCTCGGTGCTGgggcctggctggcaggagctgctTTCCAGGGCTTGGGTGCAgcgcaggcaggggctgggcattTGTACCCCCAGCTTGGTCTGGAGAGGGGGCagcaggccagccctgctctacGTGGCACTAACACCGGCTTTTGGTGTTAGTGCCAGTGCTGCTGCGGGACTAGGGCAGGCTGCAGAGGAGGGTTCAGAATGaaacagggaggggaggggagggagtgggacaaGGGGTGTGGAGTCCTGGACCTGCCAGACTCCAAGACACTGGGGTTGTCAGCTAGCCAGGAATAGGGTGTAATGAAGTCATTGGGTCTGCTCCCTTGGGGGAGTTTCTGAAGCAGAAGCCCCAGCCCtgatgtggggggcagggccatggggagta is from Mauremys reevesii isolate NIE-2019 linkage group 12, ASM1616193v1, whole genome shotgun sequence and encodes:
- the LOC120375381 gene encoding cysteine-rich tail protein 1-like, which gives rise to MAVENPYASVNVHLENSFIKRYLGEEPPSPTVVVNPGAVPTSPAPEQLSGASKSVPLGSWDGSKVLKRKSRALPYNPYGSLELLNDASSALPYTIELDKHQKSPGVGTDSGCCCCCKCCPRCRKCCCVVS